tgttatttgttttcaacGTTGCCCTTTATGTCCTTCTCCTATCAGACATGGCTTTTTAATAGATGTGAAGAAGGTTTTGGAGCATCTCATTGAAGACAACTGCAACTGGCCGTCAGTGAACCTCATTCTGGGTGAGAAAAACTCTTTTGGATATAATTGCAGGAAAAATACCAAAATCCATAGAATTCTTGAGACGTTATCCATCAGCTGTAGATGGCCAACTTACAAGGGTAAGCTGTTCTTATCCTCACGTATTTGTCTGTGACACGTGTTCTGTATTTCACTGTCCCTGCAAGACCGTCGCTAAAGAGAGCAAAACTTAGACCCTCAAGGTTATAACTTAAATTCAATTCAGTCAGGATCactttgtcaaaaaaaatattttattgcaattatttatatttggcgGTACGGCTCTGTTCTGGGAGATAAGCAGCAAATCCAAACAGAGCAGGCATCAATGACAAGCATGACATTGATTAAGTCAGGACAGCAtaaaaggaggagctggggtGGAGGAGGGATGCAAATGCGGCTTTGCAGAGGAAGCAGCAAAAGCAGGCAGGctagagcagtttaaataaggTGGCATAAGTGCTATTTAGCCAATAGGACACTTTGAAGCGAATCAGCTGGCCATCAGCTGATGCAGCTCACGTGCGATCAGCTGTTACCGAAACTCTGGCATGACAGTAGAGTGTGACGTCGTGACCTGCCTGAACTAACGCTATGCTCCATTTAATTAGATTTTACAAAAGCTCTTTCTGGCACTACAAAAGGCTTCATAATGCTTTTGCACTCCTTTAAAGTGAGCTCTGTGATGGTGTTGGTTTTAAACACAGCACACTCAGACTGTTATCATATATCATTGTTCCTTCTAGCTGCCAACGTGTTTGCTGTTACAGCCTTGATCCTCGAGAGGTCTCAGGAAAAGGTTAGATGGGTTCTTCTGACTTAGATAAGTATTAACCCCCATGCCACAATTATGAATCCACATTATGTCAAATCTCACACCTTTTTCAGAACAATTTTGAAAAGTCATCTGCAAAGATTTAAGTTGTACTTGAATCTTTTTAGGAATTTGTCATCTAGTCCCTTTCCCCCCCGTTAGGGTCTGCTGCTCCTCACCAGCGCTCATCTTTTACATCTCACCAATCTGGTGTTGCTCCTGTTGTTCCCTGCTGCAGTCATTATACACGAGCCTACAATTTCAACAGGTACACTTTATGCATTTAACAAATGACAATAGCTAATGGATATCAGTGCAACAGTTCAgcaatttattgtttttttactatATGACAGTTGCACTATTCTGTCTAATGGAAAATgctgtgtgcacatttttgtgGTTAAGTTAAGGCTCACATATTTTTATACTAAGAAACATACACTTTAGAATAGGGTTGTGTGTAAAACTAGTGTTTAtctgaaaaaatactttttttagaGATGTACTGATGAGTAAAAATTCATACTAACTGTATACTAACCTTTCCAGTGAACAGAAACAGGTTTATTCAAATCCCTAAAATGAATTGAGTATTAGTTTTAAGTTAATAAAACCTCAAATATAACCCAACGCCTAATGAGCTATTATGCTGGCACATCATTGTTCTCATGTGTTTgggtgctgttgtttttttgtccaccAGGTGGagccttcttctctctctgggTCTACGCTGCTCTTGGAATGAAGCTTTACTCATACCAGGAAACAAATCGTTGGTATCGACAGGCTCATTTAACTGATGCAGGTATTGTTTCCCCAACACCAAAAATGTAATGACGTCAATTTAGAGCAAAAGGAGGTCAACTTGTACCTATTGTGTCCTTTCAGAGACAGACGGGAATGTTTCTGCACCACAAGTAGGAGCCCTCAATGAGCATCTTACTTTTAAAGGTGAAactgactgtttgttttttttatagatgaAACTGGACTGTTTGTTTCACACTCACCTGTGGTGatacattttgtctttattacCCCAGATCTGTATTATTTCATCCTTGCACCCACTCTGTGCTACCAGAAGGACTTCCCACATGCTCCTAGAGTTCGCATCAATAAGCTGCTGCACAGGCTGCTGGAGATGGTGAGCTGAAACAGCAGCTCCATTCTCAGTAAGGGTTTGAGGCACTTTAAGGCAAGAGTCATAAAGGACAGtttctgacttttttgtttACTAAATAGTGAAAGAACTTGATTTTCCACCTTGACAAAATAAACTTGTATTTCAATACAAGTGTCTGAATGCCTTCATTAACCATAGTTTGTATATACAGTCTATATAAGTAACAATAATGAGAGAAAACTTAAAATAAGTTTGACATATTACGCTTTGACACTGCAAAAAACAGCTTAAAAATGCCTTGTGCGAGTTGTCATGGATAAGTGAtgcctcttatctctttgcttgTCTTAAATAgtgttggggtttttttgtacaaaaatgaTCCTCCTGCTTTCTCCAAAAGTCAGTAGTTACATTCAGAGAATATTTGccattgaaaatgtaaaaaaagaaaatctgtattGGCAGCATGCTGTTTGTCACTTCATTTGACACGTATATTGtggcagcagtttcaggcaGTGTTAAAACAATGTAGAAATAAACAATCTTGTTAATGTTGGTCTTATTTGCTTGAGTAGGTCACATTAAGGCATCAGTATAATTGTTTGGTCTGTTtcatattcattaaaaaaaaaattctcctcAAAGTAGCTTTAATTTTGATATTATCTTCCTTCAGGTGATTGTCATCCAGATCATGGTTGGAATTGTGCAGCAGGTACTTCAGCTGGTTTTCTTTGTCTATTGTACAGTATGTtagaaaaatacagaacaaaCCAGGACTACTAATGATGATGCAGTATTGTGCTAAATAACACACTGAGCTACTTGGGGCGGCAGTATCTTGatatatttagtatttagcTCTATGCTACTGTACCATAGTTAAGCATCATACAGCTGCTAGCATGGCTATAGGCTCTAGCTCTTTTTTTCCACCTGAATGTTTTAGCCTGTGAGTGTTCATTTTCATTGAACTGAGTCTTTTTGTTCCCAGTGGATTGAGCCCATCTTCCAGAGATCAGAAAACTCCTTCTCTGTGAGTGAAACACAACCCCTCTACATTGTGAATGTTAGAACAAACTCAGCTTCCACTCctgtttatttcacttttaaatattCTTATTCTTGTTTTAAGAGTATGGACATCACAATGAAAGTGGAGCATCTGGTGGGGCTGGCGGTGAGTATGGGggtattttttaacattttattctgtTGACTGTCGATATGTAATTTTGATTTCCAAGAACTGTAAAGCACTGAGCCAATGAAAGATGTCAGTGAGCAGTCATGCAGCAAGACGTCATGTTTTAGAAGAAAGTGGTCCcagatggtggtgatgataatgataagAATGTGGACTATGTTTAAGTGTGATGGTGGAATAAAAGTTCAGGCACTGTCCTACTTTATACAGTTATAGAAAAGTTGAGCAGAGATTGCTTTTGCAAACATATTTCCCTACAAGGCACCAACCCACTTCCTCtggctcctcttcttcttcttgagtcACTCCTACCTGAACTTCTGTGCAGAACTGCTGCGCTTTGGCGATCGTCATTTTTATGGAGACTGGTGGTCAGTTGCACAATACagttttttacacatcaatcatttttttatcatCCAGCACTGGCTCACTGAggttcctcttttctctttttttaggaATGCCACAACTCTGACCTCTTACTGGGATAATTGGAATATCCCTTTTCAGAAATGGTGTCACAGGTACTTTGCTCTAACGATGGCGAAACATGCCATAAGTTTGACTCCATTCATTGAGAGTAACTACATAATTCCACCTACTTTTtcctttcatcttttctttgtcttttctctgtgtCACTATTTGTATGAAGACATGTTTACACACGGCTGCTGGAAAATAATGCATCCCCTTCACAAGCGGAGTTATTGGTCTTCACGATGTCTGCTGCACTTTTTGAGGTATAGACTGACACTGCATGAGGAATATTAAGATAATTACCTTGTAGATGAGAACATGAGATGTCTGGAGTAAATTGGGATCTTAGGCTGAAAACCATCCCGGAAGACCTGAGAGGCGAGTGGAAAAAATTGTGTTAAAGTCTCATCCAAAATGTTTTCTCCCTTTAGTGGGAACAAAGAggtttttcctctctgttttgctttttttattactgGGAAAAAGTTGGGAAAAATATTACTAGGTGGAATCCATGAAAGCAGGTTCATACATTTTTGCACACATGAATCAAGTTTGCCGGCATCAGTATTCTTAGTtctattttgttttcatatgtggatgcaacaacaaaaaatggcCATGTGGAATAAAAAGTTGCTTTTCTATCATCTATGTACACAGGTGAAAAATATTTGTCAAGTCAAGTCACTATTCTTAAATACTGTTCCCTGCtgtaatgaatgaaaaacaaacatgaggaGGCATCTTGAAAATTTCAATTTAAGAATGAACAGAAAACCTTTTCAGTACTGGCAtataaacatctttttttttttaaccagattaACATATTGAGATTAAGATCTCCTTCACAGTgttgacctggccaagagggcagcagcacaaatGATAATAAACATTACATAATTAAGAATCAGTTCACAAACTACAAGTTAAGAGCAGCTTGTTTAGGTCGTGTTCTCAAACACAGGACAGAAAACTATTTAGATCAGacctctttttttcatctcatgCCTCTCAGCGCTTCTGTGCAAATCCCTGGGTTTTGTaatgaaagcaaataaaaaggaatTTTAGAATAAAATTAGAAGATATGCACACACGtcgtaaaatgtgtgtttgtaatcaTAAGAATATAGAGGAGCCAAAAACAAGAGGCAAAAGTGATCTGTTTTGCAGCCTTGGGTTCCTtgaaaggcgctatataaatccaagttattattattattatttttcactgtttttgtgGTCTCTTCTACACAGTGTATGATTGCTCTACCCCTGCATAGCTGTCGTCTGTGGATCTTTCTCATGATGGTATTTGAGGTAAGAATATCACACTTGTTATTGTGTACTAAAAACGGGGCTACAGGCTGTGAGGGCTCCTGCTCACATGCTTTTTATATTGTTGTATAGCGTGTTGAACTTAGATCTTACTACAATTTAAGATTCATGTTATGGATCCATATGAATCCCAATATTGTGCACTTGTTCCTTACTGGGatttttattccctttttttgtgttaaaacaaTGGACcgtataaaacatgaacattgtctcagtgacatcactcgtTGGTGTCTGAAGCGCAGTTGAGCCCATGGCTGGTGGTTGCcgtgttggaaatgctgtctcagactAATTTTAGGTCAACcttgacagacagagaggtggaggtggagctgAAGCGAGCCTTTAGCCTTAAGcctgcaaacaacaacaacgccCTTGCTTGCTATCAGATCAGTCACAACCCTAATCatgcataactcttatccttcatgaaatggatgagttataaaaaaaattaaacccCTGTAAATGGTCAATTGACTTAAGCTTGCACAGCGCTtttatagtcttctgactactcagaggacatttacaccgcaggtcacgaCTACCAGTCCAGTCGCCTTTGGATCGAGCTTGGAATTTGACATAACCTGGAtttacacccattcacacacttatgGCAGAGGCTGCGATGTAAAGAGTCCATGAGAATGACATAatcccactcatacacattcacacgccaccgccgaagcagcgggagcaacgtATAGTTACATGTCTGGCCCAAGGAATCATCAGACATGTGGTTGCcggagctggggatccaaccccaactccaactctaccactgaaccacagccgcccagtaacagtctgtgatgataaagacatgagctattcaggctaaactgtattttgcaccaggatgtaaacatgtttatttctgctgtcaaaatggacaATTTAAACCGGTGTTTAGAGGACTTTCATGgattttggagccagcctcaagtggatactggaggaactgcagttttttgttattccacattggcttcattttataAAACCTGATGCAGTTTGTTTAGAACACAAAAGTAGCACCGGTCAGCTCTGACCACTTTGATTTGTTATTAGAAGAGGGGAATCCTttgcaaacaacacaacacgATCTCAGAAAACCAGATGTTTGTACTTATCTGTATTAGTTTGAATTCTAAACAGAAGCAGCCATGGGTGCAAGCTGTTAATGCATTGGGTCTATTAGTAGGATTTACACTTGTCAAGAGCATGAGAAgccattgatgtgtttttaccCTTAGGGACATTTTTTATGGTCTCGACAATCAAATGTTGGAACAAGAGGGGGAAAATAAACATACTTGAATTTTGGGGAGGAGGAAAACCTGGGTTTAATAaaatctttatatatatatatattttgctaACACTCTGTCTTCTCCTTCTAGCTTCTGGTTGCAGTATTCCTCGGAAACTATTTCGAAGGAAACTATGGCAACGGCTTAGTGTGGTTGTGCCTGCTGCTGGGCCCTCCACTGGCAGTGACCACCTACTTTCACGACCACTACATCAGCTCCCCTCAAAACCAGACATCATCCTCACCACAGACATTAGACCAACATATTCGCACCAAGGTTTTCCTGCAGCCTCACTGATCAGACGGAAATGTTAGAAAGAACATTTCTTGTGATGTGATGTATATGTGGCTCTGATCCAAAGCTTGGTAAAGGCTGCTAATGTCGGCCCAGAGATCCAGTTATAATCCACAGCTTCTACCCTGTTGAGTAGACTCGTTATTGGACTTCTGTATTGGAATCAAGTCATGTTTAAAGTAAAGTTTACTTGCAAATAAAGTTACTATGCTTCCACATCCATTCATTTCAAGGCAATAAACATCTGTTTCAGTAgtctttattttacatattaacaTCTGAAGGTCGTTTAATGTTACTGCAAATTGCCCTGCAACATGGCTAGGGTACAGCAATCTCAGCCACGGATCATTCCTCTTACAACGATGTGAGTCAGCAGCACAGAAGATAAGGTTCCTACTTATGCACAGCTCTGTCAACATGTGGTTAAGGGGCCCAAGTTCATCTTAGTTTACCGTAAATGTCATGAACACAGTCCAATCGGGAAATAACAGAGAACCATTGAACCTCATGGTTAAATGAGTCCTAGTGTGGAATGATTTAAAGCTCATATACCAgccaagtcttttttttttaagctttaatgACAGTTAGAAATGTTCAGGCGTATTCTCATATTACATCcggcatgtttttatttgttagttCAAAGCATAAAGATTTATATGGGCCTACCACTGAAAGACGTGTGCTGTTCATTATTACAAAAACGTGACCTCTCTTTGATTGTACACCTTCTATTAGCTCAGTTACTGGTCAATACATAAACCTAAACCGGCAGTTCTAGTTATGCTAAACCAAAGATGGTTCTTGTGGTTCTTGGCTGAATTAGCCACTTTCAGGTAGTGGGTCtcaaacgttttttttcatgGCAAACAAATTCCGCCCCTTCAGCAGAAATAGATTTTTTCCACCCAATCATTAAAACGATGTCTAAACTAATAACACAATAATCAgagttaaatttaaaataaacacatgattCAGGGTCGTAAGAAAGCCCTGTTAGTATTGGAGTACTTTTGTGTATATATGTCAACACAATCATTGAATTAATTTACTTCAGATCCAATGAACATTCTGATCAAACATGCCCCATGCAGTTTGTGAACCTTGTTTCGAGCAGGcaaaggaaaagaaagtgaaGGATTCAACAGCTAAAAGTACAAAGTAGATGTACTGATACAATTCCAAACTAAATATTAGTTAGGTATTGACTGATATAAATTATGAAAGTagcttttgaaaatgttgaatggTTCATTCTCTTATCCCTcacacaaagaaagacaaaaccgtccactttttttccttccatatcatgtagaaataaaataaacattttaaataaacatattatGGCATAAATATAGGTAACTGGTTTTTAAGGCTGTGAAGGACTGTTGAAGTTGTGGTCAGATTATCACTTTTGAGATCAGACCAGCAGCAGTACTTTTCATAGTCACTTGAAGATGTTGTGAAGTAGCCTAAGTATTTATTATGTGGTATCacgttcattttattttattttcgaGAGCTTGAAGTTTAGGTATAGTTTGCGGCAGTATTCAAATTATTTGCTCAAAGTTGAATAACACTAAAAGAATACAGGGTCCCTTGCCGGCGAGTCTTTTTGCCCTGTGTGCTACAAGAAGTCAACATTCATATATCATCCAGGCCAAAATCCTGATCTGTCTTTCAGTTGAACCAAGCAGTTCAGGGGCCTAAACCTAATGAAACAGCCACCAATTCGTAAAGTTTAGGTTAAGGTTCCACCTAGTCTGACTCATGTAGACCATGCATATAAGCAGACCATATGACAACGTATCAAGCCACATCTCTCTCCAGTGCACAGCGCTCAGACAAATTACATAGATAGGTCTGGCTATGCGAGACTGGACTGAAACGATTATCATCGCACACTACGGGAAAGAATTCAGTGGTAGtagtagatttttattttttaaagatttaatctCTGGCCTTTATTTAGATAAGATGGTGGATAGAGTTGTAAATAGTAGAGGGACAGAGGGGAATGACatatgggaaaggagccacctgggccgcccacttcaaggactacagcctctgccaAGCTAACCGCTAGTCCGCCATCGCCTCTGGTAGTAGTCTGTTCTCGTTATGTCATGTGTGGCAATTGAACATACAGCAGCAGGGGTCATTAGAACCAATAGATGTCACCTGGTCTGGTTTTGTCTCCCAGAGGCCACCGCTCCTCACACCTAAAACATCTACATTAAGTCATTTATTATAACACTACATTTTACAGGAGCTTTTCAAGTTtatggtttgtttttaatttgttatcgTGAGATTGCCCTTTTTTAAGTTACAGATTTATGGACACCAAAATACACCTGTGTGAAAATGAAACAGTattttttctcctctgcctgTTAAACACAACTGTCTATGTGAATACTGCACCCCTTAGTCATTTTCTTACAGTGCTTAGTAAAGGTTGCTATTAAAAGCTTAGATAATTATCTGCCTGATGAATAGAATAAACGCTGCtcagaaatgaaaggaaaactTAATCATCACAGTTTAACACCAAATCAATTAGATATCAATCTGTTCATTTAGAAAGTGGTTGAGAATCAATTTTCAGCTGCTCTGGTGCAAACAAAAGTGACAACACGTGTAATGGAGAGGCAAAAGCAAGACATTCTCCAAAATGGGAATGTTTTTGCATGTGGTGGCCACAGACAATTTCTTTCTTCTTATCCTTCCTCACTGATTCTTCTCTAGTTTTGTATCCTGCTGTCCTAGTCACTATGGTAGCAACAATGAGGTAGTACCTGTAGACCAGTGAGGTTGCACAGGTAAGCTCCTTCAGGATGATGAATCAATACGAGCAGTCACAAGAAGGTTTGTTGTgtctccaggaacacaggagaTATACCAGGAGACCAGTTACATGAGTAGTTACATGAGGCCAGTTGGATAATTGTCAGAAACAGACTCCCTGAGGGTAGCATGAAGGCCCGACTTCATATTTGCATATTTGACAGGCGTGAAGAGTCTGGAAAAGCTGTGTTCTGGTGAACGTCATGCTGCCTGTAAAATCATCCAGCATGAACGGTTTGGTCGTGGGTCAGTAATGATCTGGGGAGGCAAATCCTTGGAGGGTCACACAGACCTTCATGTCAAAGCCAATGGTACCCTGACTGATTTTAGCTATCAGGATGAAATCCACAAAGTGATTGTCAGACCTTACACTGGTGTAAGATGACCGGAAGTTAATGTTAAGTTTGTGGCGCTGAGTTCCTCCTGGTGCAGGATAATGCCTGCCTCATGTGGCCAGAGTATGTAGGCAGTTCCTGGATGACAAAGGGATTTGACTGGCCCTCTCGTTCCCCTGACCTAAATCCAATTTAGCACCTATGGGACATTATGTATCGGTACATCCGCCGCCACCAAGTTCTACCATAGACTGGAGCTCACCGAATCTGGGATTCTGGGATGAGGCCCCCCATGCATGTCCAGTCGTTGTTGGGAGACCAAACACACTTTGAGTCACATAATGAGTTGCAGTGACAAAATTAACGCAAGTGGGATCAGCCTGTGATTTCATTTGTATACTTTGATTTTCGTTGTGATTTTGAATACAGCCTTCAATAGATGGTTCTCTTTTAATGCAAACtttagtgttttgtaaattgtactttttctcgtgttgtgtctctgtctgtaactttgtgtgtgtgctgctaaCTGTCTAAACCAGGTCTAGCTCGAAAAGAGCTTCTTAATCTCAATCTggttaaatgaaaacataattaaagaaaataatagtTTATTGATTTTGGTTTCCATTTACCATTGTTATGTCATTTTGTTCCTAATAACTTGTAACATGTACATCAGGAAAGATTATTAACTTGAATGATTCATTCATCAATATCTGATGTGTGAAATAATTGTTCCCTTCATTTTCTTGGGCAGAGGGTCTTTGCTAAAAAGATAATTTACATCTAACTGTCCAAAGAGCTGGGATACTTATTCTGtaatttattgttattattactactactattattattattattattattattattatctttgcAGGGcctgttattcttttttttctcggataaaaaacagtaaaataaaatactctcaaaggctttaaaaaaatcgatgTTTAATGGAAACCAGGTTGCCTCAAAGAACAAACGTTTTCAGCCTTTAATAAACAAATTGTCCACATAACAGCTTACGTCTGAAAACAAATGAGAAGACAAGCTGTTTACAACCTTTCTGAACATAGCTGTAAGACATGAATGATGTGGCTGCTTAATATAACTTAATAACACGTTTTTAATGTGATAGTGTAGGCCTACTTTAAGCTCGTTATACTgccttttttaaagaatgaacGAGCCTCTAAAGactaaaatataatatatatagtGACAATTTGTCTCTCTGGATTTGCGAGTGGCTCgtatcaatatttatttatagatagataATTATCATGTTTGTCTTAACTTTGTTTGCTGTAATCGATTTAATATTTGCTTGATCATACTGAATGTTTACTCTGTTTTATCAGCGTGTAAAATTCaactttactttgaaataaacaAGTGATTATGTTTACCATTATTTGTGACCCACAATCCTTTGTGCAATGAAAAGACATGCCCCGGGTCACGTGGTTTTTTGTCAGTGAGGCGGAAATGAAAGTTCACTAGCGACAGCGGCAGAGCTGAAAAAGGTACGGGAAAGATTACCCTACAACGTTATTGTTTAGTTATTCAACATATATGTCGGTGTGACATGAGCTACAGAACTAACAACGCAACTCTACGAGCTGTCAAGTGATGGGAACAGTTTTTATCGACATGTCCTTTTGTGAATTCTGTTTACGAAGCTTGGTTGCTAACAGCTAGCTTCTTTGAGTCAATGCAGGCAGCGTTAGCAGCGACGTACCGGATGTTGTACCACCTGGTTTTATAAACAAAAGCGGAAAAAACTACAAAGTGATTGGAAAACAAGCACAAAATCATTTTGGTAATTTCTGTCAGGCAAACTTCGACCCGTCATTTAGCATGtctattgttttgtgtgttgtgttagtTGCACTACATTGTGAAATATGTATGTTTGCTGACAAAGTTTTACTTTGGAAATAAAGATGACCGGAAGTTAATGTTAAGTTCGTGGCGCTTGACTGTGATGCATAGAAATGTCTTTATCATCttccgtgtttgtgtttggtgcGCAGTAGCCAAGGGTATTTAAACAAGAGGACAATGAAGCCAGTTTATTTGTACGGTTTAAATCTTTATtagtctagtttagtttagACAAGTATCCACTAAGTGACGGTGATAGTTCAGACTGCCTGCCCGGCCACACTGTTTCACAAGGTTGACGGAGGATGCTGTGAGCTATTGTTTTGATTGCTTTGATGGGCTTCTCTGCAGTCCGGAGCCAGATGTCAGGTgttcattttgattgttttgcTATCAGTAGGTTGCTTTTGTTGTGGTCAGTTCACATCTGGGAATGCATCCCTGGGTCTGGTCCCAGGCtcagatcccagcagcagtCACCttgatgctgtttttaaagtgacGTTTCAATGATGGCAGGATGAACATCCACTGCACAAACAAACTTTAGGATAGTTTCTTACATTAACTGTTTAGAAGACTAGTGCTCAGTTTCACTGTGTATTACTGCACTGGCATATGCATTTCCCTGC
This genomic interval from Labrus mixtus chromosome 4, fLabMix1.1, whole genome shotgun sequence contains the following:
- the LOC132973095 gene encoding diacylglycerol O-acyltransferase 1-like, encoding MAVMRKRFSVCSPSLPEDSSGSLYDSAPVSASDPDGEQDHPYASLLCCHRVQDSLLSSNSSFTKYRGILNWIIILLVLTHAHLFLENFIQHGFLIDVKKVLEHLIEDNCNWPSVNLILAANVFAVTALILERSQEKGLLLLTSAHLLHLTNLVLLLLFPAAVIIHEPTISTGGAFFSLWVYAALGMKLYSYQETNRWYRQAHLTDAETDGNVSAPQVGALNEHLTFKDLYYFILAPTLCYQKDFPHAPRVRINKLLHRLLEMVIVIQIMVGIVQQWIEPIFQRSENSFSSMDITMKVEHLVGLAAPTHFLWLLFFFLSHSYLNFCAELLRFGDRHFYGDWWNATTLTSYWDNWNIPFQKWCHRHVYTRLLENNASPSQAELLVFTMSAALFECMIALPLHSCRLWIFLMMVFELLVAVFLGNYFEGNYGNGLVWLCLLLGPPLAVTTYFHDHYISSPQNQTSSSPQTLDQHIRTKVFLQPH